In Musa acuminata AAA Group cultivar baxijiao chromosome BXJ2-8, Cavendish_Baxijiao_AAA, whole genome shotgun sequence, one genomic interval encodes:
- the LOC135619206 gene encoding protein DETOXIFICATION 56-like, giving the protein MLGNGYKQQSLSVSPHMSSRFPCTKVSTYRLPTRGAKEPEPDQTTLPTHPSAMKPPPLAIEVEAPAAAVVLPSSSPRWAAGIIKRTVLSELRAQRGIALPLVAMNLTWFAKTAITTAFLGRLGELELAGGALGFTFANVTGFSVLTGLCAAMEPICGQAYGAKNYKLLRKTLLMATILLLLASLPISFLWLNVDRILLRFGQQRDIAGLARRYVTYLLPDLAVTSFLCPLKAYLSSQGVTLPTLFSSAIALAFHVPLNVALSKAKGLQGVSTAIWLTDLTVVLMLASYVVVTERARRREDNAGGCAEEGGRRWWEQSLAEWATLLKLSAPCCLTTCLEWWCYEILVLLTGRLPDARRMVSVIAVVLNFDYLLYSVMLSLATCASTRVSNELGAGRPRAARESAYVSLVLSVLAGFTGGAAMASARGQWGRLFSHEPGVEDGVRKMMRLMALVEVVNFPLAACGGIVRGTARPWLGMYASVGGFYLVALPLAVVMGFTAKLGLGGLLLGFLVGTLASAVLLVVFVACIDWDEEAGNARSLAGKA; this is encoded by the coding sequence ATGTTGGGGAATGGCTACAAGCAGCAGTCGCTTTCTGTTTCTCCCCACATGAGTTCACGATTCCCATGCACAAAAGTATCCACGTATCGTCTTCCTACAAGAGGAGCAAAAGAACCGGAACCCGACCAAACGACACTCCCAACTCATCCTTCAGCCATGAAACCACCACCCCTTGCAATAGAAGTAGAAGCCCCGGCAGCAGCGGTAGTACTACCTTCGTCTTCGCCGAGATGGGCTGCCGGCATCATCAAGCGGACCGTCCTCTCGGAGCTCCGGGCGCAGCGAGGGATCGCGCTTCCCCTGGTCGCCATGAACTTGACGTGGTTCGCCAAGACCGCCATCACCACCGCGTTCCTCGGCCGGCTCGGGGAGCTCGAGCTGGCCGGTGGAGCCCTTGGCTTCACCTTCGCCAACGTCACGGGCTTCTCTGTTCTAACCGGCCTCTGCGCCGCCATGGAGCCCATCTGCGGCCAGGCCTACGGCGCCAAGAACTACAAGCTCCTGCGCAAGACGCTCCTCATGGCCACGATCCTGCTACTGCTGGCCTCCCTCCCCATCTCCTTCCTGTGGCTCAACGTCGACAGGATCCTGTTGCGCTTCGGGCAACAGAGGGACATCGCCGGCCTCGCGAGGAGGTACGTCACGTACCTCCTCCCTGACCTGGCCGTGACGTCCTTCCTCTGTCCTCTCAAGGCCTATCTGAGCTCCCAGGGCGTGACCCTCCCCACCCTCTTCAGCTCGGCCATTGCGCTGGCCTTCCATGTTCCCCTCAACGTCGCGCTGTCGAAGGCGAAGGGGCTGCAGGGCGTGTCGACGGCCATCTGGTTGACGGACCTCACCGTCGTGCTCATGCTGGCGTCTTACGTGGTGGTGACCGAGAGAGCAAGGCGGCGAGAGGACAACGCAGGGGGGTGTGCGGAGGAGGGAGGGCGGCGGTGGTGGGAGCAAAGCCTGGCCGAGTGGGCCACTCTGCTCAAGCTCTCGGCCCCCTGCTGCCTGACGACGTGCCTGGAGTGGTGGTGCTACGAGATCCTGGTGCTGCTCACCGGGCGGCTCCCCGACGCCCGGCGCATGGTGTCGGTCATCGCCGTCGTGCTCAACTTCGACTACCTGCTCTACTCGGTGATGCTCTCGCTGGCGACGTGCGCGTCCACGCGGGTGTCCAACGAGCTCGGGGCGGGCAGGCCCCGCGCCGCCCGCGAGTCGGCTTACGTGTCGCTGGTCCTCAGCGTCCTCGCGGGCTTCACGGGGGGAGCGGCGATGGCGAGCGCGAGGGGGCAGTGGGGGCGCCTCTTCAGCCACGAGCCAGGGGTCGAGGACGGGGTGAGGAAGATGATGCGGCTCATGGCGCTGGTGGAGGTGGTCAACTTCCCTCTGGCGGCCTGCGGCGGAATCGTCCGGGGCACCGCCAGGCCGTGGCTAGGCATGTATGCCAGCGTCGGCGGGTTTTACCTGGTGGCGCTGCCGCTGGCGGTGGTGATGGGCTTCACGGCGAAGCTCGGCCTCGGCGGCCTGCTGCTGGGCTTCCTGGTGGGCACGTTAGCCAGCGCCGTGTTGTTGGTGGTGTTCGTGGCGTGCATCGATTGGGACGAGGAGGCCGGCAACGCACGGAGCTTGGCCGGGAAGGCTTAA